A genomic window from Bernardetia sp. includes:
- a CDS encoding SixA phosphatase family protein yields MKKLFLLRHAQTEGYSLSNPDYERKLTERGVQDAMQLGQLLHQRDIVADKMVSSSAVRAQMTARLIANGIKYPPSEIQIEDELYQCSERDLLQFINQIDDTSINNLFLINHNPAVSAFMYLLSEKDYGFLSPCSLVVFSFDVENWTEISRGSGKVEEMRVPENGFENVSL; encoded by the coding sequence ATGAAAAAACTATTCTTACTACGCCACGCACAAACTGAAGGTTATAGCCTTTCTAATCCAGATTATGAACGCAAACTTACAGAAAGAGGCGTACAAGATGCAATGCAACTGGGGCAACTATTACATCAAAGAGATATTGTGGCAGACAAAATGGTCAGTAGTTCTGCCGTGAGAGCGCAAATGACGGCTCGCTTAATTGCTAATGGAATAAAATATCCACCTTCAGAAATACAAATTGAGGATGAACTCTATCAGTGTTCGGAACGAGATTTATTGCAATTTATCAATCAAATTGATGATACTTCTATCAATAACCTATTTCTAATCAATCATAACCCTGCCGTATCTGCTTTTATGTATTTACTTTCTGAAAAAGATTACGGTTTTTTAAGCCCATGTAGCTTAGTTGTTTTTTCTTTTGATGTAGAAAACTGGACAGAAATTTCACGAGGAAGTGGTAAGGTAGAAGAAATGCGTGTTCCTGAAAATGGTTTTGAAAATGTCAGTTTATAA
- the recR gene encoding recombination mediator RecR, with protein sequence MNYPSKLVEDAVNEISRLPGIGKKSALRLALHLLSQELQDVQELTNSLIALREKTVYCKKCHTISDTDICSICKSPKRDESIICVVEEVPDLLAIENTAQYNGLYHVLGGVISPIEGISPSDLNIDSLLERTQNGVKEVILALNATMEGDTTAFYLTKKLRKQGVKVSGIARGVPIGSELEYTDEITLGRSIAKRITFD encoded by the coding sequence ATGAATTATCCTTCCAAATTGGTAGAAGATGCTGTTAATGAAATTTCTCGTTTGCCTGGAATTGGTAAAAAATCAGCTCTTCGCTTAGCTTTGCATCTTCTTAGTCAAGAGCTTCAAGATGTACAAGAACTTACCAATTCTCTAATAGCTTTGAGAGAAAAAACAGTCTATTGCAAAAAATGCCATACTATTTCAGATACAGATATTTGTAGTATTTGTAAAAGTCCTAAAAGAGATGAGAGTATAATTTGTGTAGTGGAAGAAGTTCCAGACTTACTGGCAATAGAAAATACAGCACAATACAACGGGTTGTATCACGTTTTGGGTGGTGTAATTTCTCCGATTGAGGGAATTAGTCCTTCCGATTTGAATATTGATTCTCTTTTAGAGCGTACTCAAAATGGCGTAAAGGAAGTCATTTTGGCTCTTAATGCGACGATGGAAGGCGATACAACAGCTTTTTACTTAACGAAAAAACTTAGAAAACAAGGTGTTAAAGTTAGTGGAATTGCTCGTGGTGTTCCGATTGGAAGCGAACTAGAATATACAGACGAAATAACACTAGGAAGAAGTATTGCCAAACGTATTACATTTGATTAG
- a CDS encoding lycopene cyclase family protein, translating to MNYDIIFTGGGAAALMLLYKMSKNETLSKKNILVIDKEKKDTNNRTWSFWTNQKTDFDIIVHKEWEKVRFLAPQIDKTDRLTSLKYKMIRGIDFYNFVNAKLSEFENIEFLQAEVNEVKSISENEAEVSLTEEFGNKIFRSEYVFDSRFLKEDIPPKSNDYHSLLQHFLGYTIETDEPVFDSETVQLFDMRLPQRNAVEFVYILPFSPTKALVEYTLFSDELLRNKELYKVRLESYIATKLGVENYKIEEEEEYGVIPMSDYKFEQPKAKNIIYLGTKAGRAKPSTGYAFLRMYRDAKCRIEAFQKTGNFHYNEKFNKQFETYDSMILNIMERDPADIQRIFTDMFRNNSIEQVLLFLDEQTNFLSDLKIMASVPPMPFLTSIKNLVTGRKGQRLHQRLGNVAMVKV from the coding sequence ATGAATTACGATATTATTTTTACAGGAGGGGGCGCAGCAGCACTAATGTTGCTATACAAAATGTCTAAAAACGAAACATTATCTAAAAAGAATATTTTAGTTATTGATAAAGAAAAAAAAGACACTAACAACAGAACCTGGTCTTTTTGGACAAACCAAAAAACTGATTTTGATATCATAGTACATAAAGAATGGGAAAAGGTTCGCTTCCTTGCTCCACAAATTGATAAGACAGACCGCTTAACATCATTGAAATACAAAATGATTCGTGGTATTGATTTTTATAATTTTGTTAATGCAAAACTTTCTGAATTTGAAAATATAGAGTTTCTACAAGCAGAAGTAAATGAAGTAAAATCTATTTCAGAAAATGAAGCCGAAGTTAGTCTCACAGAAGAATTTGGGAATAAAATATTTAGGTCAGAGTATGTTTTTGATTCTCGTTTTCTAAAGGAAGATATTCCACCTAAAAGCAATGATTATCATTCGCTGCTACAACATTTTTTAGGATACACCATCGAAACTGATGAGCCAGTCTTTGATTCGGAAACTGTACAGCTTTTTGATATGCGTTTGCCACAGCGCAACGCTGTTGAATTTGTTTATATCTTGCCATTTTCCCCTACAAAAGCATTGGTGGAATATACATTGTTCTCCGACGAACTTTTGAGAAATAAAGAACTTTATAAAGTACGGCTTGAAAGTTATATTGCGACAAAACTTGGTGTAGAGAATTACAAGATTGAAGAAGAAGAAGAATACGGTGTAATTCCGATGAGCGATTATAAGTTTGAGCAACCAAAAGCTAAAAATATCATTTATCTTGGAACAAAAGCAGGCAGAGCCAAGCCAAGTACAGGCTATGCTTTTCTAAGAATGTACAGAGATGCAAAATGTAGAATAGAGGCATTTCAAAAAACAGGTAATTTTCATTATAATGAAAAATTCAATAAGCAATTTGAAACCTATGATTCTATGATTCTGAATATTATGGAACGAGACCCAGCAGATATTCAACGTATTTTTACAGATATGTTTCGAAACAACTCTATTGAACAAGTTTTGCTTTTCTTAGATGAGCAAACCAATTTCTTATCCGACTTGAAGATTATGGCATCTGTTCCTCCTATGCCTTTTCTTACTTCTATCAAAAATTTAGTAACAGGTAGAAAAGGACAACGACTGCATCAAAGATTAGGAAATGTAGCGATGGTTAAGGTTTAA
- a CDS encoding RNA polymerase sigma-70 factor — protein sequence MSEAKKIVIEDIEQLFKLHYASMCRTVFRMVKDEAIAEDIVQDVFFNFWKKKDQLNITTSVAAYLKRSAANAGIDYLRKKRPTSDNALDIDEPIYQHLAVDTNQSDENIRTEELSNHIETALEALPPRCKEVFMLNRFEDMSYQEVADTLGISIKTVENQMGKALKILRVELKDYLPFLVAWLLY from the coding sequence ATGTCTGAGGCTAAAAAAATTGTAATAGAAGATATAGAACAACTTTTTAAGTTGCATTATGCTTCTATGTGCCGAACTGTTTTTAGAATGGTAAAAGATGAAGCCATTGCAGAAGACATTGTGCAAGACGTATTTTTTAATTTTTGGAAAAAAAAAGACCAGCTCAACATCACTACTTCTGTTGCAGCCTATCTCAAGCGCTCGGCAGCCAATGCAGGAATAGATTACCTTCGTAAGAAACGCCCTACCTCCGACAATGCTCTTGATATTGATGAGCCTATCTATCAACACTTAGCCGTTGATACTAACCAAAGTGATGAAAATATTCGTACTGAAGAGTTATCCAATCATATAGAAACTGCTTTAGAAGCACTGCCACCACGCTGTAAGGAAGTCTTTATGCTCAATCGATTTGAAGATATGAGCTATCAAGAAGTAGCCGATACATTAGGTATTTCTATCAAAACTGTAGAAAATCAAATGGGTAAAGCTCTCAAAATATTGAGAGTAGAGTTGAAAGATTATCTACCTTTTTTAGTAGCTTGGTTACTGTATTAA
- the gldE gene encoding gliding motility-associated protein GldE, with protein sequence MNESDSFSWNFTTIVDSFQSLDILLQINGIQASSLAMYAFELFFILILLLLSGLISGSEVAFFSLTNQQIEECKESKKLVDKKLLELLSKQKLLLATILLLNNLVNVAIVIISTYMMWQIFGREEEGLVVVILTAVVTAGIVFFGEVVPKVIARQRALLFSRSVARPMAFATAVLQPAAWILAFMGERLEKSVKQGRNHDPVSVEQLNKALELTTNNEAAKEARQILRGVINFGQINAKQIMTSRTSITAIEYSTSYNELLETIKESGYSRIPIYKEKVDDIVGLLYAKDLLAHLKKGNDFEWQQLIRENVFYVPETKKIDDLFQNFQTRHIHMAIVVDEYGGTSGLVTLEDVIEEIVGEINDEFDDEEERLFVRTAEDEYVFEGKTLLSDFVKEFELHASHFDSVKGESESLGGLMLELFSKMPMRGESKEFAPFEFIIESADRKRVKKVKVRVLQREDQREED encoded by the coding sequence TTGAACGAGAGCGACAGTTTTAGTTGGAACTTTACCACTATTGTAGATAGTTTTCAAAGTCTAGATATTCTTTTGCAAATAAATGGCATTCAGGCATCTAGTTTGGCAATGTATGCCTTCGAACTCTTTTTTATTCTCATTCTATTGCTGCTTTCGGGACTGATTTCAGGCTCGGAAGTAGCGTTTTTTTCGCTTACCAATCAGCAAATAGAAGAATGTAAGGAGAGTAAAAAACTCGTGGATAAAAAACTATTAGAGCTTTTGAGCAAACAAAAACTGCTTTTAGCTACTATTTTACTCCTCAACAATCTTGTCAATGTAGCGATAGTAATTATTTCTACTTATATGATGTGGCAGATTTTTGGGCGTGAGGAAGAAGGACTTGTAGTGGTTATCCTAACGGCAGTTGTTACAGCTGGAATTGTATTTTTTGGTGAGGTTGTGCCAAAGGTAATTGCTCGTCAGCGTGCGCTTTTATTTTCTAGGAGTGTGGCTCGTCCAATGGCATTTGCAACTGCGGTTTTACAGCCTGCAGCTTGGATATTAGCTTTTATGGGAGAAAGACTTGAAAAGAGTGTCAAGCAAGGACGAAACCACGACCCTGTTTCGGTAGAGCAACTCAACAAAGCCTTAGAACTTACCACCAACAATGAGGCTGCAAAAGAAGCTAGGCAAATTTTGAGAGGAGTTATCAACTTTGGGCAAATCAATGCCAAGCAAATCATGACTTCTCGTACTTCCATTACAGCCATAGAATATTCTACTTCGTACAACGAACTCTTAGAAACTATAAAGGAAAGTGGTTATTCAAGAATTCCGATTTATAAAGAAAAAGTAGATGATATTGTCGGACTGCTTTATGCTAAAGACTTGTTGGCACACCTTAAAAAAGGGAATGACTTCGAATGGCAACAACTTATCAGAGAAAATGTGTTTTATGTTCCCGAAACAAAAAAGATAGACGACCTTTTCCAAAATTTTCAAACCAGACATATCCACATGGCTATTGTGGTAGATGAATATGGAGGAACTTCTGGATTGGTTACTTTAGAAGATGTTATTGAAGAAATTGTTGGAGAAATAAACGACGAGTTTGATGATGAGGAGGAACGTTTGTTTGTCCGAACGGCAGAAGATGAGTATGTTTTTGAAGGAAAGACGCTGTTAAGTGATTTTGTAAAAGAGTTTGAATTACATGCCAGTCATTTTGATAGCGTAAAAGGGGAAAGTGAATCGCTTGGAGGGCTTATGCTAGAGCTTTTTTCGAAGATGCCAATGCGAGGAGAGAGCAAAGAGTTTGCTCCTTTCGAATTTATTATAGAATCGGCTGATAGAAAACGAGTAAAAAAAGTGAAAGTTAGAGTATTGCAGCGAGAAGACCAAAGAGAAGAAGACTAA
- a CDS encoding single-stranded DNA-binding protein: MAGVNKVILLGNLGQDPEVRTLENGSKVATISIATSENYKDQSGEWQERTEWHRVVLWRWHAEKAERLKKGDKIYIEGKLATRSWEQDGVKKYVTEVVANDIQFTAKVGDGNYNGGVPMPTQDPYAGGSNASTTSSTPKTEVAQDLSGSSNPEDDLPF, from the coding sequence ATGGCAGGAGTAAATAAAGTAATCTTATTAGGAAATCTTGGGCAAGACCCAGAAGTTCGTACTTTAGAAAACGGAAGCAAGGTAGCGACAATTTCTATTGCTACAAGTGAAAATTATAAAGACCAGTCAGGAGAGTGGCAAGAACGCACAGAATGGCATCGTGTAGTGTTATGGCGTTGGCACGCAGAAAAAGCTGAAAGGCTTAAAAAAGGAGATAAAATTTATATTGAAGGTAAACTAGCGACTCGTTCGTGGGAGCAAGACGGAGTAAAAAAATATGTAACCGAAGTAGTAGCAAATGACATACAATTTACAGCAAAAGTAGGTGATGGCAACTACAATGGAGGTGTTCCGATGCCAACACAAGACCCTTACGCTGGAGGCTCAAATGCTTCTACAACTTCTTCTACACCAAAGACAGAAGTAGCTCAAGATTTGAGTGGTTCTTCCAACCCAGAAGATGATTTGCCTTTCTAA